A window of Brachybacterium fresconis contains these coding sequences:
- a CDS encoding CPBP family intramembrane glutamic endopeptidase, with amino-acid sequence MRSPQPHPVDRGDRRRWAQLLLGIVVFIVAEAVLIAVAWFGTAAAGGSPAQGTAGWALLLGAVTGAAVAMGGFLLIVGPLGRRPGLALRGRGKLAELVLGLVIGAALISLSVGLIALLGGYRVTGIASSPQLLAPLALGIGAGFIEEILFRGILLRLLDAWLGSWAALAITSLLFGLMHLVNDGATVLTALGLVIEAGVLLGAAYLLTRRLWLVIGIHIAWNAVQGGVYSSTISGTRQQSGLLLAETDGPTWLTGGTMGVEGSAVSVLLGLAAGIVMLVLAGRRGHLLPSARRTQRITGDEPARTTEPSTGAESVRDPGQVSR; translated from the coding sequence ATGAGATCACCTCAGCCCCACCCCGTCGACCGCGGCGATCGCCGCCGCTGGGCACAGCTGCTGCTCGGCATCGTCGTGTTCATCGTCGCCGAGGCGGTGCTGATCGCCGTGGCCTGGTTCGGGACCGCGGCCGCCGGAGGGTCCCCCGCGCAGGGAACTGCCGGCTGGGCGCTCCTGCTCGGGGCCGTCACGGGTGCCGCCGTCGCCATGGGCGGCTTCCTCCTGATCGTCGGACCGCTCGGCCGCAGGCCCGGCCTCGCCCTGCGGGGTCGAGGGAAGCTCGCCGAGCTGGTGCTGGGCCTGGTGATCGGCGCCGCGCTGATCTCGCTCAGCGTGGGCCTGATCGCCCTCCTCGGCGGCTACCGCGTCACGGGGATCGCCTCGTCCCCGCAGCTGCTGGCGCCGCTCGCGCTGGGCATCGGCGCCGGATTCATCGAGGAGATCCTGTTCCGCGGGATCCTGCTGCGCCTGCTCGATGCCTGGCTGGGCAGCTGGGCGGCGCTCGCGATCACCTCGCTGCTGTTCGGACTGATGCACCTGGTGAACGACGGGGCGACCGTCCTGACCGCTCTCGGCCTCGTGATCGAGGCCGGCGTCCTTCTGGGTGCCGCCTACCTCCTGACCCGTCGGCTGTGGCTCGTGATCGGGATCCACATCGCCTGGAACGCGGTGCAGGGCGGGGTGTACTCCTCGACCATCTCCGGGACGAGGCAGCAGAGCGGACTGCTCCTGGCCGAGACGGACGGGCCCACGTGGCTGACCGGCGGGACCATGGGCGTCGAGGGGTCTGCGGTCAGCGTGCTGCTGGGGCTCGCCGCAGGGATCGTGATGCTCGTGCTCGCGGGCCGCCGCGGGCACCTGCTGCCGTCGGCGCGGAGGACGCAGCGGATCACCGGCGACGAGCCGGCGCGGACGACGGAGCCGAGCACCGGCGCCGAGTCGGTGCGGGATCCCGGACAGGTCTCGCGCTGA
- a CDS encoding cysteine hydrolase family protein produces MSHRSWLLVVDPQRIFADPASEWASPFWDGAWSRIRELAEDVGPERTLVTRWLPTADRSTAWGEYFAAWPFADVPATDPLYDLVDGARELSAHPTVDEPTFGKWGPQLAAQIGASPGSRPHLLVTGVSTDCCVIATVLAAADAGVRVTVVTDACAASTAQNGAAALHAMSLFPPQVDLRTCAEVLADRTGTRPVGRPERESEGDE; encoded by the coding sequence ATGAGCCACCGTTCCTGGCTCCTGGTCGTCGATCCGCAGCGGATCTTCGCCGACCCGGCCTCCGAGTGGGCGTCGCCGTTCTGGGACGGGGCCTGGTCGCGGATCCGGGAGCTCGCCGAGGACGTCGGCCCCGAACGCACCCTGGTGACCCGCTGGCTGCCCACGGCCGACCGCTCCACCGCCTGGGGCGAGTACTTCGCGGCCTGGCCCTTCGCGGACGTCCCCGCGACCGATCCGCTGTACGACCTGGTCGACGGCGCCCGGGAGCTCAGCGCGCACCCCACCGTCGACGAGCCCACCTTCGGCAAGTGGGGGCCGCAGCTGGCGGCGCAGATCGGCGCGAGCCCTGGCTCACGGCCGCACCTCCTGGTCACGGGCGTCTCGACCGACTGCTGCGTGATCGCGACGGTGCTCGCCGCGGCCGACGCGGGTGTGCGCGTCACCGTGGTCACCGACGCCTGCGCGGCGTCGACCGCGCAGAACGGCGCTGCGGCCCTGCACGCGATGAGCCTGTTCCCTCCGCAGGTGGACCTGCGCACGTGCGCGGAGGTTCTCGCGGATCGGACGGGGACGAGACCGGTCGGGAGACCGGAGAGGGAATCCGAGGGCGACGAATGA
- a CDS encoding FUSC family protein, translating into MPAASTRIQASTKRLISLGPSRVDHIPAFRIALGLAIPLSVLLVTGHVDWAMYVGFGAFTGIYSKYEPTRMRFRRQSMAGALLTVCVTIGATLAQLGESMGTTAGSWTALVVGSVVAGLAAALVLKLGLKPGGAIFPLFAVAAIASAPPAAPIWAAFLIAGACASLCVGLGLLGHWAGERHPGADVRPATETWSRAQLGAEFGRFALAAAVAGMLGLASGMPFPYWAQIAAIAPLSAPGRTLQVERGLHRIIGTTLGIITTAFLLSFPAEPWQLVVWVVVLQFLAEMYVMRNYSFALLFITPMALLMVQLAHPQPIGTMLQARVLETVIGAVVGIAVVIIAALWDRRAARRRRATDGRMGADVEDGSLGE; encoded by the coding sequence GTGCCCGCAGCGTCCACCCGGATCCAGGCCTCGACGAAGCGCCTGATCAGCCTCGGGCCGAGCCGCGTGGACCACATCCCGGCCTTCCGCATCGCCCTCGGACTCGCGATCCCGCTGTCCGTGCTCCTGGTGACAGGGCACGTCGACTGGGCGATGTACGTCGGCTTCGGGGCCTTCACCGGGATCTACTCCAAGTACGAGCCCACGCGGATGCGCTTCCGGCGCCAGTCGATGGCCGGTGCGCTGCTGACCGTCTGCGTCACCATCGGCGCCACCCTCGCGCAGCTCGGGGAGTCGATGGGCACCACGGCGGGGTCCTGGACCGCCCTGGTGGTGGGATCCGTCGTGGCAGGACTGGCCGCGGCTCTGGTGCTGAAGCTCGGCCTGAAGCCGGGCGGCGCGATCTTCCCCCTGTTCGCGGTCGCCGCCATCGCCTCCGCGCCGCCCGCCGCCCCGATCTGGGCCGCGTTCCTCATCGCGGGCGCCTGCGCGTCCCTGTGCGTGGGGCTCGGACTGCTCGGCCACTGGGCGGGGGAGCGTCATCCCGGGGCCGACGTCCGGCCCGCCACGGAGACCTGGTCCCGAGCGCAGCTGGGCGCCGAGTTCGGCCGCTTCGCGCTCGCCGCGGCCGTCGCCGGGATGCTGGGCCTCGCCTCCGGGATGCCCTTCCCCTACTGGGCGCAGATCGCGGCGATCGCGCCGCTGTCGGCGCCGGGACGCACCCTGCAGGTCGAGCGCGGGCTGCATCGCATCATCGGCACCACCCTCGGCATCATCACCACCGCCTTCCTGCTGTCCTTCCCCGCCGAGCCGTGGCAGCTGGTGGTGTGGGTCGTGGTCCTGCAGTTCCTCGCCGAGATGTACGTGATGCGCAACTACTCCTTCGCGCTGCTGTTCATCACCCCGATGGCCCTGCTCATGGTCCAGCTCGCGCATCCGCAGCCGATCGGGACGATGCTGCAGGCCCGGGTGCTGGAGACCGTGATCGGCGCCGTCGTGGGCATCGCGGTGGTGATCATCGCCGCGCTCTGGGATCGGCGGGCGGCCCGCCGGCGCCGGGCGACGGACGGACGGATGGGCGCCGACGTCGAGGACGGATCCCTCGGGGAGTGA
- a CDS encoding TerC family protein, producing MGQLHLGFEIAALVVLVAILLVDLLLVLKRPHLPSMKECAAWIGFYVSLALIFAVVLFFVGGMAPASEFVTGWLLEYSLSIDNLFVFIVIMSKFAVPKKYQQEVLMVGIIIALIARALFIVAGAVIINSFAEVFYVFGLFLLYTAWKQTREEEDDGSDSFIMRAVRRVLPVSEEYDGNNLRTVVNGKKLFTPMLLVFITIGLTDVMFALDSIPAIFAVTQNPFLVFTANLFALMGLRQLYFLLGGLMERLAYLHYGIAAILGFIGIKLLIHAIHQAPLDFIPGFSVLEKIPEVPIWLSLTVIVVAMGGAVIASLLFAPKTPAPSDDESSSSPEH from the coding sequence ATGGGACAGCTCCACCTCGGCTTCGAGATCGCGGCACTGGTCGTGCTCGTCGCCATCCTCCTCGTCGACCTGCTGCTGGTCCTCAAGCGGCCCCACCTGCCCTCCATGAAGGAGTGCGCGGCGTGGATCGGCTTCTACGTCAGCCTGGCCCTCATCTTCGCGGTGGTGCTGTTCTTCGTGGGCGGTATGGCGCCGGCCTCCGAGTTCGTCACCGGCTGGCTGCTCGAGTACTCGCTGAGCATCGACAACCTGTTCGTCTTCATCGTGATCATGTCGAAGTTCGCCGTGCCGAAGAAGTACCAGCAGGAAGTGCTGATGGTGGGCATCATCATCGCGCTCATCGCACGCGCGCTGTTCATCGTGGCGGGCGCGGTGATCATCAACAGCTTCGCCGAAGTCTTCTATGTCTTCGGACTGTTCCTGCTGTACACGGCGTGGAAGCAGACCCGTGAGGAGGAGGACGACGGCTCCGACTCCTTCATCATGCGGGCGGTGCGCCGGGTGCTCCCCGTCTCCGAGGAGTACGACGGGAACAACCTGCGCACGGTGGTGAACGGGAAGAAGCTGTTCACCCCGATGCTGCTGGTGTTCATCACCATCGGCCTGACCGACGTGATGTTCGCGCTGGACTCGATCCCGGCGATCTTCGCGGTCACCCAGAACCCGTTCCTGGTCTTCACGGCCAACCTGTTCGCCCTGATGGGGCTGCGCCAGCTGTACTTCCTCCTCGGTGGGCTCATGGAGCGCCTGGCCTACCTGCACTACGGCATCGCCGCCATCCTCGGCTTCATCGGCATCAAGCTGCTGATCCACGCCATCCACCAGGCCCCGCTGGACTTCATCCCGGGCTTCTCGGTGCTGGAGAAGATCCCCGAGGTGCCGATCTGGCTCTCGCTGACCGTCATCGTGGTCGCCATGGGCGGTGCGGTCATCGCATCGCTCCTGTTCGCCCCCAAGACCCCCGCGCCGTCCGACGACGAGAGCAGCTCGAGCCCGGAGCACTGA
- a CDS encoding M4 family metallopeptidase — MSTRRDAPHPSPVCGIIPPHLLAQIAAAGADPQAEAAARTLDIGRRVAGGREVRAARTSGSGASRSAAGLVPPHLRRRLEGTRPRVDAASPADSAASPAASTGTVGTGEAAAPTEAAAVDRSIHDAEGGTTLPGDLVREEGQDPTGDESADEAYDGLGATWSLYHQAFDRDSLDDAGMELVATVHYGQDFENAFWDGEQMIFGDGDGVYFRSFTNAVDVIGHELTHGVVQFTAGLIYVGQPGALHESVADCFGSMVKQQVQDQSAEEADWLIGEGVFTDAVHGEALRSMKAPGTAYDDPVLGKDPQTASMDEYADLPHDAENDNGGVHINSGIPNRAFHLAATGIGGTSWEGAGLLWYDALTRGGLPKDADFTAFARATLAAAIERHGEGSPQHGAVAEAWRTVGVLGTRR; from the coding sequence ATGAGCACTCGACGTGACGCCCCTCACCCGTCGCCGGTCTGCGGGATCATCCCCCCGCACCTGCTGGCCCAGATCGCCGCCGCCGGGGCCGACCCGCAGGCCGAGGCCGCCGCGCGGACCCTCGACATCGGCCGCCGGGTGGCCGGCGGCCGCGAGGTCCGGGCGGCGCGCACCAGCGGCTCCGGTGCCTCCAGATCCGCGGCGGGACTGGTGCCCCCGCATCTGCGTCGGCGTCTGGAGGGCACCCGTCCCAGGGTCGACGCCGCGAGTCCCGCCGACTCGGCCGCGAGTCCCGCCGCCTCGACGGGGACCGTCGGCACGGGGGAGGCGGCCGCCCCGACGGAGGCCGCCGCGGTGGATCGCAGCATCCACGACGCCGAAGGAGGCACCACCCTCCCGGGGGACCTGGTGCGCGAGGAGGGCCAGGACCCCACCGGGGACGAGTCCGCCGACGAGGCCTACGACGGTCTCGGCGCCACCTGGTCGCTGTACCACCAGGCCTTCGACCGCGACTCCCTGGACGACGCGGGCATGGAGCTGGTCGCCACCGTCCACTACGGCCAGGACTTCGAGAACGCCTTCTGGGACGGCGAGCAGATGATCTTCGGCGACGGCGACGGGGTGTACTTCCGCTCCTTCACCAACGCCGTGGACGTGATCGGCCACGAGCTGACGCACGGCGTCGTCCAGTTCACCGCCGGGCTCATCTACGTCGGCCAGCCCGGGGCGCTCCACGAGTCCGTGGCCGACTGCTTCGGATCGATGGTCAAGCAGCAGGTGCAGGACCAGAGTGCCGAGGAGGCCGACTGGCTGATCGGCGAGGGGGTGTTCACCGACGCCGTCCACGGCGAGGCGCTGCGATCGATGAAGGCCCCCGGTACCGCCTACGACGACCCCGTGCTCGGCAAGGATCCGCAGACTGCGTCGATGGACGAGTACGCGGACCTCCCGCACGACGCGGAGAACGACAACGGCGGCGTGCACATCAACTCCGGCATCCCCAACCGGGCGTTCCACCTCGCCGCCACCGGGATCGGCGGCACCTCCTGGGAAGGCGCCGGGCTCCTCTGGTACGACGCTCTGACCCGCGGCGGGCTCCCCAAGGACGCCGACTTCACCGCGTTCGCCCGCGCCACGCTCGCCGCCGCGATCGAGCGCCACGGGGAGGGGTCGCCCCAGCACGGCGCCGTCGCCGAGGCGTGGCGGACGGTCGGGGTCCTCGGCACCCGCCGCTGA
- a CDS encoding TetR/AcrR family transcriptional regulator — MPENPRSLQRPLRADAENSIARILEAAEHVFAADPTASLAVVAEAAGVARTTVHRRFSSREDLRDALVDVVNAKLREAIAGANVDKAPPLVALYQLTVATLDLKVDWRASWQFIDLGSEGARGIDPDNIAQLDSLLQHSLEVGLLRPGVDIRWVRNVYMALIHEAATARPDGEASAQWANLIMRTLLGGVGSTEHDLELYTSTS; from the coding sequence ATGCCCGAAAATCCCCGGAGCCTTCAGCGACCCCTCCGCGCCGACGCCGAGAACTCGATCGCGCGCATCCTCGAGGCGGCGGAGCACGTGTTCGCAGCCGACCCCACGGCGAGCCTCGCCGTCGTGGCCGAAGCCGCCGGCGTCGCCCGCACGACCGTGCACCGCCGTTTCTCCTCGAGGGAGGACCTGCGAGATGCCCTCGTCGACGTGGTCAATGCGAAGCTGCGCGAAGCCATCGCCGGTGCCAACGTCGACAAGGCACCCCCTCTGGTCGCCCTGTATCAGCTGACCGTCGCCACGCTCGATCTCAAGGTCGACTGGCGAGCGTCCTGGCAGTTCATCGATCTCGGGAGCGAGGGTGCTCGAGGCATCGACCCCGACAACATCGCCCAGCTCGATTCCCTCCTGCAGCACTCCCTCGAGGTCGGGCTCCTGCGCCCCGGGGTCGACATACGGTGGGTGCGCAACGTGTACATGGCCCTGATCCACGAGGCAGCAACCGCCCGGCCCGACGGCGAGGCCTCCGCCCAGTGGGCGAACCTCATCATGAGAACCCTGCTCGGCGGCGTCGGCAGCACCGAGCACGACCTCGAGCTCTACACGTCCACGAGCTGA
- a CDS encoding SDR family oxidoreductase — translation MHSYPPSPVAALPRTALLTGVGRRRGIAAAIARGLAADGYDLALNYFEPYDRRVLGEDTDVELLAEELRETGCRVELIPGDLEDPAVPPSIVAAAREALGPLGALVTCHCESVDSSILDTTVESFDRHYAVNVRATWLLLKAFAEQVEPGTETPGGSVIALTSDHTVHNLPYGATKGALDRLVLAGTHELADRGIRTTVINPGPIDTGWMTEEIRASGAAATPGGELGGPQTVADLVRFLVSERGAWIRGQLLHSNGGFATPAV, via the coding sequence ATGCACTCCTATCCTCCGAGCCCCGTCGCCGCCCTCCCACGCACCGCCCTGCTCACCGGCGTCGGTCGCCGTCGCGGCATCGCCGCCGCGATAGCCCGCGGTCTCGCGGCCGACGGCTACGACCTGGCGCTGAACTACTTCGAGCCCTACGACCGCCGGGTGCTCGGGGAGGACACCGACGTCGAGCTGCTCGCCGAGGAGCTGCGGGAGACAGGATGCCGCGTGGAGCTGATCCCCGGGGACCTCGAGGACCCCGCGGTCCCGCCGTCGATCGTGGCCGCGGCCCGCGAGGCGCTCGGCCCGCTCGGGGCGCTCGTGACCTGCCACTGCGAGTCGGTGGACTCCTCGATCCTGGATACCACCGTGGAGAGCTTCGACCGCCATTACGCCGTCAACGTGCGTGCCACCTGGCTGCTGCTGAAGGCCTTCGCCGAGCAGGTGGAGCCCGGAACGGAGACGCCCGGCGGCTCTGTGATCGCCCTGACCAGCGATCACACCGTGCACAACCTTCCCTACGGCGCGACCAAGGGGGCGCTGGACCGCCTGGTGCTGGCCGGCACCCACGAGCTCGCCGACCGCGGGATCCGCACCACCGTGATCAACCCCGGTCCGATCGACACCGGGTGGATGACCGAGGAGATCCGGGCCTCCGGCGCGGCGGCCACCCCGGGCGGGGAGCTGGGCGGGCCGCAGACGGTCGCGGATCTCGTCCGCTTCCTCGTCTCCGAGCGCGGGGCGTGGATCCGCGGCCAGCTGCTGCACTCCAACGGCGGGTTCGCGACCCCGGCGGTGTGA
- a CDS encoding DUF488 family protein, with amino-acid sequence MASSLITVGHGTLSRTELTELLRGAGIGQLVDVRRFPGSRANDAAAKGAVEEICTAAGIAYRWDERLGGRRRLTTDEDAASPDTWWRVAQFRAYAAWTRSEDFRAGIEELRADAARARTAVMCSEAVWWRCHRRLIADVMLLEHDMEVVDLMHSGQQRPHEPSPGARLDEDGHVVWDLPDQG; translated from the coding sequence ATGGCCTCGTCACTGATCACCGTCGGACATGGCACCCTGTCTCGCACCGAGCTGACCGAGCTGCTGCGCGGCGCCGGGATCGGACAGCTGGTGGACGTGCGCCGCTTCCCCGGTTCCCGCGCGAACGACGCGGCCGCGAAGGGCGCGGTCGAGGAGATCTGCACGGCGGCCGGGATCGCCTACCGCTGGGACGAGCGCCTGGGCGGCAGGCGCCGGCTCACCACGGACGAGGACGCGGCGTCCCCCGATACCTGGTGGCGGGTCGCCCAGTTCCGGGCCTACGCGGCATGGACCCGCAGCGAGGACTTCCGCGCCGGGATCGAGGAGCTGCGCGCCGATGCGGCCCGCGCCCGGACGGCGGTGATGTGCTCGGAGGCCGTGTGGTGGCGCTGCCACCGGCGGCTCATCGCCGACGTGATGCTCCTGGAGCACGACATGGAGGTCGTCGACCTCATGCACTCCGGGCAGCAGCGGCCGCATGAGCCGAGTCCCGGGGCGCGGCTCGATGAGGACGGGCACGTGGTCTGGGACCTTCCCGATCAGGGCTGA
- a CDS encoding SDR family oxidoreductase produces MDLQLSGRTALVTGASKGMGLEVVRVLQEEGVTVVTASRSVTPELAETGAVPLIGDLSQPDVPARIVAEALGVAGTLDILVNNVGGGDAGAPGAGFLDFPDHAWSSTIDLNLFAAVRTTRAALPALLASRGAVVNVSSDSARRPHTAPLPYGAAKAALNAVTKGLSEEFGPQGVRFNTVSPSSTRTALWEGEQSFGADLAQAMGLTQEELVAALPSQMGMLTGRFIEPREIATTIAYLVSPLAASVHGANWVVDAGVSKTIA; encoded by the coding sequence ATGGATCTCCAGCTCTCGGGCAGGACCGCACTTGTCACCGGTGCCAGCAAAGGAATGGGTCTGGAGGTCGTGCGTGTCCTCCAGGAGGAAGGTGTCACCGTCGTGACCGCCTCGCGCTCCGTCACACCGGAGCTCGCCGAGACCGGGGCGGTGCCTCTGATCGGCGACCTGTCGCAGCCGGATGTCCCGGCCCGGATCGTGGCCGAGGCGCTCGGAGTCGCGGGAACGCTGGACATCCTCGTCAACAACGTCGGCGGCGGCGACGCGGGCGCCCCCGGAGCGGGCTTCCTCGACTTTCCCGATCACGCGTGGTCATCCACGATCGATCTGAATCTCTTCGCGGCCGTGCGGACAACGCGTGCAGCTCTGCCCGCCCTGCTGGCTTCGCGCGGGGCCGTCGTGAACGTCTCGTCCGACAGCGCCCGCCGGCCCCACACGGCGCCGCTGCCCTACGGCGCGGCGAAGGCGGCGCTCAACGCCGTGACAAAGGGTCTGTCCGAGGAATTCGGCCCGCAGGGGGTTCGCTTCAACACCGTGTCACCGTCGTCGACCCGAACTGCCCTGTGGGAAGGTGAGCAGAGTTTCGGTGCTGACCTCGCGCAGGCGATGGGCCTCACGCAGGAGGAGCTGGTCGCTGCGCTTCCGTCGCAGATGGGAATGCTCACCGGCCGCTTCATCGAGCCGCGGGAGATCGCGACCACGATCGCCTATCTCGTCTCGCCGCTCGCGGCCAGCGTCCATGGCGCCAACTGGGTCGTCGATGCCGGCGTCTCGAAGACCATCGCGTAG
- a CDS encoding purine-cytosine permease family protein: MTSPDPTRSPAPDAPVGGAGVIETTGIEIIAESERTARPRDLVWPWFAANVSVFGMSYGSYLLGFGISFVQATVVAILGIIISFLLCGLVAIAGKRGSAPTMVLSRAAFGVHGQKVPGIVSWLTSIGWETSLAISAVLATATVFDVLGVGSGQTVTVIAAILIAALIVTASVLGYHTIMRLQSILTWATGAMTILFMILTIPHIDWAAVASMPSGPPQAMIGALVMVMTGFGLGWINIAADWSRYQKRSASDASIVAWNTVGGAAAPVVLVIVGLLLAGSDPELASAIEGDPIGALISILPLWALVPFWIVAVLTLVSGAVLGIYSSGLTLISLGIRIPRPAAAAVDGVILTVGTIWVAFFATSFIGPFQSFLITLGVPIAAWAGILIADILARRADYDERALFDPRGRYGSIDWTSIVTMVVASVLGWGLVVNSFTEAAPWNNWQGYLLQPLGLGTYVDDPAGAYWDGNWAYSNIGVLLALVLGFSVTWFARRGRIRRQERGA; encoded by the coding sequence ATGACCTCCCCCGATCCCACCCGCTCCCCCGCCCCGGACGCTCCCGTCGGCGGCGCCGGCGTCATCGAGACCACCGGCATCGAGATCATCGCCGAGTCCGAGCGGACCGCACGCCCGCGCGACCTGGTCTGGCCCTGGTTCGCCGCGAACGTCTCCGTGTTCGGGATGAGCTATGGCTCCTACCTGCTGGGCTTCGGGATCAGCTTCGTCCAGGCCACGGTCGTCGCGATCCTCGGCATCATCATCAGCTTCCTGCTGTGCGGTCTGGTGGCGATCGCCGGCAAGCGCGGCAGCGCCCCGACCATGGTGCTCTCGCGCGCCGCCTTCGGGGTGCACGGGCAGAAGGTGCCGGGGATCGTCTCCTGGCTGACCTCGATCGGCTGGGAGACGTCGCTGGCGATCTCTGCGGTGCTGGCCACCGCCACCGTGTTCGACGTGCTGGGCGTGGGGTCCGGACAGACGGTCACCGTGATCGCCGCGATCCTCATCGCCGCGCTGATCGTCACCGCGAGCGTGCTCGGCTATCACACGATCATGCGCCTGCAGTCGATCCTGACCTGGGCGACCGGCGCGATGACGATCCTGTTCATGATCCTCACGATCCCCCACATCGACTGGGCGGCCGTGGCCTCGATGCCCAGCGGACCGCCGCAGGCGATGATCGGGGCGCTGGTGATGGTGATGACCGGCTTCGGCCTGGGGTGGATCAACATCGCGGCGGACTGGTCGCGCTACCAGAAGCGCTCCGCCTCCGACGCGTCGATCGTCGCCTGGAACACCGTCGGCGGAGCGGCCGCCCCCGTGGTCCTGGTGATCGTCGGGCTGCTGCTGGCCGGCTCCGATCCGGAGCTGGCGAGCGCCATCGAGGGCGATCCGATCGGCGCCCTGATCTCGATCCTGCCGCTGTGGGCGCTGGTGCCCTTCTGGATCGTCGCGGTGCTGACCCTGGTCTCGGGCGCCGTGCTGGGCATCTACTCCTCGGGGCTGACCCTGATCAGCCTGGGGATCCGCATCCCGCGCCCCGCGGCCGCCGCGGTCGACGGGGTGATCCTGACCGTCGGCACCATCTGGGTGGCCTTCTTCGCCACCAGCTTCATCGGACCGTTCCAGAGCTTCCTGATCACCCTCGGGGTCCCGATCGCGGCCTGGGCCGGCATCCTCATCGCCGACATCCTCGCCCGCCGGGCGGACTACGACGAGCGCGCCCTGTTCGACCCCCGGGGCCGCTACGGCTCGATCGACTGGACCTCGATCGTGACCATGGTGGTCGCCTCGGTCCTGGGCTGGGGGCTGGTCGTCAACTCCTTCACCGAGGCCGCCCCCTGGAACAACTGGCAGGGCTACCTGCTCCAGCCCCTGGGGCTGGGCACCTACGTGGACGATCCGGCCGGCGCGTACTGGGACGGCAACTGGGCGTACTCGAACATCGGGGTGCTGCTGGCACTGGTGCTCGGGTTCTCGGTGACCTGGTTCGCCCGGCGGGGTCGGATCCGCCGGCAGGAGCGGGGCGCATGA